From the Winogradskyella forsetii genome, the window AATACGGACAAAGGACAATCTACAGTTGAAGATTTGGTGTTTTTATTACAAGATTATTAAAGGTCTTTTCGTTTCGGTGTTGAATGTTCTATTAGGGTTTAATAGCGAAGAAAACTTGATATCAATTGAGTGACAATTTGTGAAAATTCGTGTAATTCGTGTCAAAAAAATCTAATGAATCAACGTTTCCCTTTAAACAAAAAAGTTATGGTACCTAGTTGGTCTGATCGACTAGAGCTATCAAACTGAACGGATTCCGCATAGGCAATCGCATGATCAACCAAGCACTTATTATTAGAATTAGATGAGCCATTAACAGAGGCATCAATCACATCTCCAGAGCCGTTTACTTTTATCGTCACAACTATTTTTCCGCCAATTTCACACAGATAACGTGGAATTTTATAATGTGTCAAAGTTCTACCTTTAAGAGAATAGGTTAACGTACCTTTATTTTTGGCATGCTCGTCTGCTATTTTTTTGTTTTTTAGGCGTTGCTGAAGTTCTTCTTGCAGTTTTTTATAGGATTGGGTTTCTTTAGAATTTAAGGCATAATCTCCACTATTGGCATAGGATTGAGTAGTGCTGGTTTCTTCTGAGACCTCTTCGCTTGCTTTAGCATCTTCTATGGCTTTTGTGGTCCTTTCAAAATCATTGGCATCAACGGTTTTAAAGTTACGCATCATTTCCTTGTATTCCTCATCTTCGTTGAATGCTTTGTTGGTGGATTCAGCTGCTAATTCTTCTAACTTCTGAAGTTCAGTTTCGGTTTTTTCAGGTTCTGGTTCAAGAAGGTAATAACTTTCAGTAATTAAATCTTGTTGCCGTTGTATTTGAATACTGAACATACCAAAGACTACAATTCCTGCGAGAAGAATTGTGATGATTAAGGCTTTATGTTGTTCTATGAAATTCAAAAGAATAAGCGGTTTTGGTATAGTTATATACGAATATAACGCAGAAATAGTTTAAAAACCAACCTTAAACCCTTGTTAAATGACTATTTTAAAGGTAAATTTTCTATAAAAGTTTCAGGTGTTAGGGCGTCTTCAACTTTAAAATCCCCAATTCTAGTGCGACGTAATGCGGATAAATGTGCGCCAGAATTTAAAGCTTTTCCAAAGTCGTGAGCCAATGACCTTATGTAAGTACCTTTGCTACACACCACTCTAAAATGCAATTCAAGGTTGCTGATTTGAGTGATTTCAAACTCCGTAATTTCTACTTGTCGTGATTTAATTTCAACGTCTTCGCCTGCCCTTGCAAATTCGTACAAACGCTTGCCATCTTTTTTAATGGCTGAAAATACAGGTGGAAATTGGTCTATTTTTCCAATAAACTGTTGTGTTGAGGCATGAATTAAGTCATCAGTAATATGTTCCGTAGGAAAGGTTTCATTGACCTCAGTTTCCAAATCAAAAGATGGAGTGGTAGCACCTAAAACAAACGTACCTGTGTATTCTTTTTCTTGCCCTTGAAAAGTGTTGATTTGTTTGGTCATCTTTCCTGTACAAATCACTAATAAACCTGTTGCCAAAGGATCTAAAGTACCAGCATGACCCACTTTGATTTTTTTAATGTTGAAGGCTTGCCGAATTGACCAACGCAACTTGTTCACCACTTGAAACGATGTCCACGTCAATGGCTTGTCTATCAATAAGACTTGTCCGTTTTTAAAATCGTCTTCGGTTTGCATTAGAGTTGAGTCCAGATTATGGCTATCACACCAATGATAGCACAGTAAATAGCAAAATAAGTTAATTTACTTTTCTTTACTATGGAGATCATCCAAGTACAAGCAAATAAACCTGAAATAAAAGCGGCTAAAAAACCAACG encodes:
- the truB gene encoding tRNA pseudouridine(55) synthase TruB; the encoded protein is MQTEDDFKNGQVLLIDKPLTWTSFQVVNKLRWSIRQAFNIKKIKVGHAGTLDPLATGLLVICTGKMTKQINTFQGQEKEYTGTFVLGATTPSFDLETEVNETFPTEHITDDLIHASTQQFIGKIDQFPPVFSAIKKDGKRLYEFARAGEDVEIKSRQVEITEFEITQISNLELHFRVVCSKGTYIRSLAHDFGKALNSGAHLSALRRTRIGDFKVEDALTPETFIENLPLK